In a single window of the Pseudogemmatithrix spongiicola genome:
- a CDS encoding CcoQ/FixQ family Cbb3-type cytochrome c oxidase assembly chaperone: MKLVDVMSASGLSGYAIVALLLFFAAFLMVLAMILAPGSTARMARAAQLPLDDDTRSPQGTGSTNG, translated from the coding sequence GTGAAACTGGTCGACGTGATGAGCGCCTCCGGCCTCTCCGGCTACGCCATCGTGGCGCTGCTGCTGTTCTTCGCGGCGTTCCTGATGGTGCTGGCGATGATCCTTGCCCCCGGCTCCACGGCGCGCATGGCGCGCGCCGCGCAGCTGCCCCTCGACGACGACACGCGGTCCCCCCAGGGGACCGGGAGCACCAATGGCTGA
- a CDS encoding HDIG domain-containing metalloprotein: MNRTEALKLMEDWTTNPSLRNHMKSVEAAMVAYARHFGESENDWAVAGLLHDFDYERYPNDAHAADAEHPAEGVRHLRSLGVSDEICQAILGHAHYTGVARETRMAKTLFAVDELCGLITAAALVRPSKSVLDLEASSVKKRMKDKAFARGVSREDVILGAQELGVELEPHIAFVIEAMRARADEIGLRGTVAA, translated from the coding sequence ATGAACCGGACTGAGGCCCTCAAACTCATGGAAGATTGGACCACCAATCCCTCCCTGAGAAACCATATGAAGAGCGTAGAGGCCGCCATGGTCGCCTACGCCCGCCATTTCGGGGAGAGCGAGAACGACTGGGCCGTCGCGGGCTTGCTCCACGACTTCGACTACGAGCGCTATCCCAACGACGCCCACGCCGCCGACGCCGAGCATCCCGCGGAAGGTGTGCGCCACCTCCGCAGCCTCGGTGTTTCCGACGAGATCTGCCAAGCCATCCTCGGCCACGCGCACTACACCGGCGTCGCCCGCGAGACCCGCATGGCCAAGACGCTCTTCGCCGTCGACGAGCTCTGCGGCCTCATCACCGCCGCCGCCCTCGTCCGCCCCTCCAAGAGCGTGCTCGACCTCGAAGCCTCCAGCGTCAAGAAGCGGATGAAGGACAAGGCCTTCGCCCGCGGCGTCAGCCGCGAGGACGTCATCCTCGGCGCACAGGAGCTCGGGGTGGAACTCGAGCCGCATATCGCGTTCGTCATCGAGGCGATGCGCGCCCGCGCCGACGAGATCGGCCTGCGCGGCACCGTCGCCGCGTAA
- a CDS encoding FixH family protein, giving the protein MKRGWQWPVLITLALAFTVGVNVVMLLAAGSDPNGTVVEPDYYRKAVEWDRTMERRAASAALGWTATATLGAMDAAGDRTRALAVALRDTAGAAISDAEVSATLIHNREASTPIALTLRADGGGRYVVDGALVHAGQWEVRIVARRGSERFETSLRVKAP; this is encoded by the coding sequence GTGAAGCGCGGTTGGCAGTGGCCAGTGCTCATCACGCTCGCGTTGGCGTTCACGGTGGGCGTGAACGTGGTGATGCTGCTGGCCGCGGGGTCGGATCCCAACGGCACGGTGGTGGAGCCCGATTACTACCGCAAGGCCGTGGAGTGGGACCGCACGATGGAGCGCCGCGCGGCGAGCGCGGCGCTGGGGTGGACGGCGACGGCGACGCTGGGAGCGATGGACGCCGCCGGCGACCGCACGCGTGCGCTCGCCGTGGCGTTGCGCGACACCGCCGGCGCAGCCATTTCGGATGCCGAGGTGAGCGCGACGCTGATCCATAATCGCGAAGCGTCCACGCCGATTGCGCTGACGCTGCGTGCCGACGGTGGCGGACGATACGTGGTGGACGGTGCGCTCGTGCACGCCGGCCAGTGGGAAGTGCGCATCGTCGCGCGGCGCGGGAGCGAGCGCTTCGAGACGTCGTTGCGGGTCAAGGCGCCGTAG
- a CDS encoding IS481 family transposase: MNTHKNARLTPYLRREACRRVAAGAKVAQVARDLAVSRQTIYAWLERPHDVETRSSRPHRSPTRIPRRWRRQIRKRRGQRWSSRRIAQHYGIPLSTVGRELRRLGLGRLPRVDGPRRIVRYERDRPGELVHLDIKKLARISRVGHRIHGDYTRRTHGRGWEFVHVAIDDHTRLAYVEVLPEETAEAAAGFLARAVAWYAALGITVERVLTDNGSCYRALPFGEQALALGIGQRFTRPYRPQTNGKAERFIRTLITEWAYNRAYARSGWRTRALAHYLSFYNTERRHSALGNTTPAMRLAQHLSTTC; the protein is encoded by the coding sequence ATGAACACCCACAAGAATGCACGCCTGACGCCCTATCTGCGACGGGAGGCCTGCCGCCGCGTCGCCGCCGGCGCGAAGGTGGCGCAGGTCGCCCGCGACCTCGCGGTCTCCCGCCAGACGATCTACGCGTGGCTCGAGCGCCCCCACGACGTCGAGACCCGGTCGTCGCGCCCGCACCGGTCGCCGACGCGGATCCCGCGCCGCTGGCGGCGGCAGATCCGCAAGCGCCGCGGCCAGCGCTGGTCCAGCCGCCGCATCGCCCAGCACTACGGCATCCCGCTCTCGACCGTCGGCCGCGAGCTGCGCCGCCTCGGCCTGGGCCGCCTGCCGCGCGTCGACGGGCCGCGGCGCATCGTCCGCTACGAGCGGGACCGGCCCGGCGAGCTCGTGCACCTCGACATCAAGAAGCTTGCCCGCATCTCGCGCGTGGGGCACCGCATCCACGGTGACTACACCCGGCGGACGCACGGCCGCGGCTGGGAGTTCGTGCACGTCGCGATCGACGACCACACGCGCCTCGCGTACGTCGAGGTGCTGCCGGAGGAGACCGCGGAAGCCGCGGCCGGCTTCCTCGCGCGGGCGGTCGCGTGGTACGCGGCGCTCGGCATCACGGTCGAGCGCGTGCTCACCGACAACGGCAGCTGCTACCGCGCGCTGCCCTTCGGCGAGCAGGCCCTGGCCCTCGGCATCGGCCAGCGCTTCACGCGGCCCTACCGGCCGCAGACGAACGGGAAGGCGGAGCGCTTCATCCGCACGCTGATCACTGAATGGGCCTACAACCGGGCGTATGCGCGCTCAGGCTGGCGGACCCGGGCGCTCGCGCACTATCTCTCCTTCTACAACACCGAGCGGCGGCACAGCGCCCTCGGCAACACGACCCCGGCGATGCGGCTCGCCCAGCACCTGTCAACAACGTGCTGA
- a CDS encoding sulfite exporter TauE/SafE family protein, whose product MFALASSVFVAGLLGSAHCAGMCGSFACLASGGDASRGPAVLRSTAAYNLGRLLSYATLGALAGAAGAGLNKAGAIAGLARPAAIVAGVLLILWGLASLLAALGLRIPSLDVPPALATRVARAVRVVQDRPPSVRALAIGALSAALPCGWLYAFVATSAAAGSALGGATVMAAFWLGTVPLLAAVGLGAQRLLGRFRSRLPVMTASVLVILGVLTVAGRLTPAMPHANAMTTSSSADGQHTHH is encoded by the coding sequence GTGTTCGCGCTCGCCAGCTCGGTCTTCGTCGCCGGATTGCTCGGCAGCGCGCATTGCGCCGGGATGTGCGGCAGCTTCGCCTGCCTCGCATCGGGTGGTGATGCCTCACGCGGGCCGGCGGTGTTGCGCTCCACGGCGGCCTACAATCTCGGGCGTCTGCTCAGCTACGCGACGTTGGGGGCACTCGCCGGCGCGGCGGGGGCCGGGTTGAACAAGGCGGGAGCAATCGCCGGGCTCGCGCGTCCGGCGGCCATCGTCGCCGGTGTGTTGCTGATCCTCTGGGGTCTGGCATCCCTGCTGGCAGCGCTTGGCCTGCGCATTCCTTCGCTGGATGTGCCGCCCGCGCTCGCGACGCGCGTCGCGCGCGCGGTGCGCGTGGTGCAGGACCGTCCGCCGAGCGTGCGCGCGCTGGCGATCGGCGCGCTCTCGGCGGCACTGCCCTGCGGCTGGCTGTACGCCTTCGTGGCCACGTCGGCGGCCGCGGGCTCGGCGCTGGGCGGCGCGACGGTGATGGCCGCGTTCTGGCTGGGCACCGTGCCGTTGCTTGCCGCTGTCGGCCTTGGCGCGCAGCGCCTGCTGGGGCGCTTCCGCAGCCGCCTGCCCGTGATGACCGCGAGTGTGCTGGTGATTCTCGGAGTGCTCACCGTCGCCGGCCGTCTGACGCCGGCGATGCCCCATGCCAACGCCATGACGACCTCGAGCAGCGCCGATGGGCAGCACACTCACCACTGA
- the ccoN gene encoding cytochrome-c oxidase, cbb3-type subunit I — MSTHVETFSYDDAIVRKFLWATIIWGIVGFTVGLLIALQLANPWFNFDISWLSFGRLRPLHTNAVIFAFAGNAIFTGAYYSTQRLLKTRMFSDRLSAFHFWGWQAIIVAAALTLPLGFTQAKEYAELEWPIDVAIAVVWVAFAVNFFGTIARRRERHIYVAIWFYIASIVTVALLHIFNNLSVPAGWLKSYSLYAGVQDAFMQWWYGHNAVAFFLTTPFLGLMYYFMPKAAERPVFSYKLSILHFWSLVFLYIWAGPHHLHYTALPEWASTLGMLFSVMLWMPSWGGMVNGLLTLRGAWHKVTEEPVLKFFVVAITAYGMSTFEGPMLSVKSVNALAHYTDWIIAHVHTGALGWNGLLTFGMVYWLAPRLFQAPLHSKKLAEVHFWIATFGILLYVASIYSAGITQGLMWRAFDETGRLAYPDFVETVMQLMPMYWVRVAGGTLYIIGSLIFLYNIAMTWKARPAAYEVPQVSAPPLAKAYEEHRVPETGGVIGKFANLNWHRRWEGLPLLFTVMTVLAVVVASLAEIIPTFLIKSNVPTIASVKPYTPLELAGRDLYIKEGCFNCHSQMVRPLRYETERFGEYSKPGEFVYDHPFLWGSRRIGPDLARVGGKYPDLWHVRHFAEPKSIVQNSIMPVYKHLQERPLDFAGIQRRVDAMVMLGVPYGEAVQRAPEMAREQAVQMAAAIESQGGPSGLADKEVIALVAYLQRLGRDIKTPVVSDGGTQP; from the coding sequence ATGAGTACGCACGTCGAGACTTTTTCCTACGATGATGCGATCGTCCGCAAGTTCCTCTGGGCGACCATCATCTGGGGCATCGTCGGATTCACGGTCGGGTTGCTGATCGCGCTGCAGCTCGCGAATCCCTGGTTCAACTTCGACATCTCGTGGCTGTCCTTCGGACGCCTGCGCCCGCTGCACACGAACGCGGTGATCTTCGCGTTCGCGGGCAACGCGATCTTCACCGGCGCCTACTACTCCACCCAGCGACTGCTCAAGACGCGGATGTTCTCCGACCGCTTGAGCGCGTTCCACTTCTGGGGCTGGCAGGCGATCATCGTCGCCGCGGCACTGACGCTGCCGCTCGGCTTCACGCAGGCCAAGGAGTATGCGGAACTCGAGTGGCCGATCGACGTGGCCATCGCGGTGGTGTGGGTGGCCTTCGCCGTGAACTTCTTCGGCACGATCGCGCGGCGTCGCGAGCGGCACATCTACGTGGCGATCTGGTTCTACATCGCCAGCATCGTGACCGTGGCGCTGCTGCACATCTTCAACAACCTCAGCGTCCCGGCCGGCTGGCTGAAGAGCTATTCGCTCTACGCCGGCGTGCAGGACGCGTTCATGCAGTGGTGGTACGGGCATAACGCCGTCGCGTTCTTCCTGACGACACCGTTCCTCGGCCTGATGTACTACTTCATGCCGAAGGCCGCCGAGCGGCCGGTGTTCTCGTACAAGCTGAGCATCCTGCATTTCTGGTCGCTGGTGTTCCTGTACATCTGGGCCGGGCCGCACCACCTCCACTACACGGCGCTGCCGGAGTGGGCGAGCACGCTGGGCATGCTCTTCTCGGTGATGCTGTGGATGCCGAGCTGGGGCGGCATGGTGAACGGCCTGCTGACGCTGCGCGGCGCCTGGCACAAGGTCACGGAAGAGCCGGTGCTCAAGTTCTTCGTCGTCGCGATCACGGCGTACGGCATGAGCACCTTCGAGGGCCCGATGCTCTCGGTGAAGAGCGTGAATGCGCTCGCGCACTACACGGACTGGATCATCGCGCACGTGCACACGGGGGCGCTAGGCTGGAACGGCCTGCTCACCTTCGGCATGGTGTACTGGCTGGCCCCGCGGCTGTTCCAGGCGCCGCTGCATTCCAAGAAGCTCGCGGAAGTGCACTTCTGGATCGCCACCTTCGGCATCCTGCTGTATGTGGCCAGCATCTACTCGGCTGGCATCACGCAGGGGCTGATGTGGCGCGCGTTCGACGAGACGGGTCGCCTGGCGTATCCCGACTTCGTCGAGACGGTGATGCAGCTGATGCCGATGTACTGGGTGCGCGTGGCGGGCGGCACGCTGTACATCATCGGCTCGCTGATCTTCCTGTACAACATCGCGATGACGTGGAAGGCGCGTCCGGCGGCGTACGAGGTGCCGCAGGTGTCGGCGCCGCCGCTGGCGAAGGCGTACGAGGAGCACCGCGTGCCCGAGACGGGCGGCGTCATCGGCAAGTTCGCGAACCTCAACTGGCACCGTCGCTGGGAAGGCCTGCCGCTGCTGTTCACGGTGATGACCGTGCTCGCGGTGGTGGTGGCCTCGCTGGCGGAGATCATCCCCACGTTCCTGATCAAGAGCAACGTGCCGACGATCGCCAGCGTGAAGCCGTACACGCCGCTGGAACTCGCCGGCCGCGACCTCTACATCAAGGAAGGCTGCTTCAACTGCCACTCGCAGATGGTGCGGCCGCTGCGCTACGAGACGGAGCGCTTCGGCGAGTACTCGAAGCCGGGTGAGTTCGTGTACGACCATCCGTTCCTGTGGGGTTCGCGTCGCATCGGACCCGACTTGGCGCGCGTGGGCGGCAAGTATCCGGACCTCTGGCACGTGCGGCATTTCGCCGAGCCGAAGAGCATCGTGCAGAACTCCATCATGCCGGTGTACAAGCATCTGCAGGAGCGCCCGCTGGACTTCGCGGGCATCCAGCGTCGGGTCGACGCGATGGTGATGCTCGGCGTGCCGTACGGCGAGGCCGTGCAACGCGCGCCCGAGATGGCGCGTGAACAGGCGGTGCAGATGGCGGCGGCGATCGAGTCGCAGGGCGGTCCGAGCGGGCTGGCCGACAAGGAAGTGATCGCGCTGGTCGCGTACCTGCAGCGCCTGGGGCGCGACATCAAGACGCCGGTGGTCTCGGACGGAGGGACGCAGCCGTGA
- a CDS encoding cbb3-type cytochrome c oxidase N-terminal domain-containing protein, with protein MAEQSDDKLLGHEYDGIQEYDNPMPRWWVWVFWATIVFVPLYYILPAPFGEGEGTVAQYEADVARHQAAQPTQVAATVTDEELHELSEDDEALADGKAVYAANCAACHRADGGGLIGPNLTDDAWIHGGVPVQVRHTIAVGVLEKGMPPWERILKPEQLNHVTAYVLSLKGTNPPNPKAPEGAPAAPASGT; from the coding sequence ATGGCTGAGCAAAGCGACGACAAGCTCCTGGGCCACGAGTACGACGGCATCCAAGAGTACGACAACCCGATGCCGCGCTGGTGGGTCTGGGTGTTCTGGGCGACGATCGTGTTCGTGCCGCTCTATTACATCCTGCCCGCGCCGTTCGGCGAGGGTGAGGGCACGGTGGCGCAGTACGAGGCCGATGTCGCGCGGCACCAGGCCGCGCAGCCGACGCAAGTCGCTGCGACGGTCACCGATGAGGAGTTGCACGAGCTCTCGGAAGACGACGAGGCGCTGGCCGACGGAAAGGCGGTCTATGCGGCCAACTGCGCCGCCTGCCATCGCGCCGACGGCGGCGGCTTGATCGGCCCGAACCTCACCGACGACGCGTGGATCCACGGCGGCGTGCCGGTGCAGGTGCGCCACACGATTGCGGTGGGCGTGCTCGAGAAGGGGATGCCGCCCTGGGAGCGCATCCTCAAGCCCGAGCAGCTGAATCACGTGACCGCGTACGTGCTCTCGCTCAAGGGCACGAACCCGCCGAACCCGAAGGCGCCGGAGGGCGCCCCCGCCGCGCCCGCGAGCGGGACGTGA
- a CDS encoding heavy metal translocating P-type ATPase, with amino-acid sequence MGSTLTTELTLGVGADARCAHCGLEATAGDARTVDGATYCCAGCETAASIIRQSGLSGGFYALPERRSSRVAPSGRSYAEFDHEAFHAAHVKALPDGLREVQFYLEGVHCASCVWLVERVPLIVPGAVRAELDVTRAVARLAWDPTAVSLSALARALDQLGYPPHAFRGHRADEARKAEERAMLTRIGVAGAIAGNVMTIALALYSGIFSGMEREFERYFRWLSWILVTPALFWPGRTFFTSAWQALKNKRLHMDVPIALALALGYVQGAVNTLRDGGPIYFDAVGTLIFLLLVGRYLQHRAQRSAADSAALLGALSPATARVVDGEHVKEVPSEAVLPGMTLDVRPGDTLAADGTVVRGTSSLDLALLTGESRPVRVGEGEKVFAGTVNLSSPLRVHVEEAGITSRLGRLLRDVEDGSRERPPVVLLADRIAGYFIAVVLVLAAITATLWWQRDMYFAIDSAIALLVVTCPCALAIATPLAFTVAVGRAAGRGILVKGAHSLETLTGRGTIFLDKTGTLTEGRMELEAFDGPAELRSAILGLERHSRHPVAAAFAQAWADVEPRDVVEYEETLGGGLRGRVDGRELIVGRPEWVLARSARVAERLQGASPLDARLTPVLIAVDGEVVARAGFGDPLRSTAKGMIGELQAHGWEVRLLSGDAPQVVRAVASALGIPAEQAEGAASPERKREAIAAARAQGTVVMVGDGVNDAAAIAAATVGIAVRGGAEASMAAADVYLAKRGVASLGELFAGARRTTSVIQRNMAVALGYNAISVAMAMMGILDPLFAAVLMPLGSVTVILATWRATTFPKEAL; translated from the coding sequence ATGGGCAGCACACTCACCACTGAGCTGACGCTCGGCGTCGGCGCCGATGCGCGCTGTGCGCACTGTGGCCTCGAGGCCACGGCGGGCGACGCGCGCACTGTGGATGGCGCGACCTACTGCTGCGCCGGCTGCGAGACGGCGGCGAGCATCATCCGCCAGAGTGGGCTCAGCGGCGGCTTCTACGCGCTGCCGGAGCGCCGCTCGAGCCGTGTGGCGCCGAGCGGGCGCAGCTATGCGGAGTTCGATCACGAGGCCTTCCACGCCGCGCATGTGAAGGCCCTGCCCGACGGACTGCGCGAAGTGCAGTTCTACCTCGAGGGCGTGCATTGCGCGTCCTGCGTGTGGTTGGTGGAGCGCGTGCCGTTGATCGTGCCCGGCGCGGTGCGCGCCGAGCTGGACGTAACGCGCGCGGTGGCGCGGCTCGCGTGGGATCCGACGGCCGTGTCGCTGAGCGCGCTGGCGCGGGCGCTGGACCAGTTGGGATACCCGCCGCATGCCTTCCGCGGCCACCGCGCGGACGAGGCGCGGAAGGCCGAGGAGCGCGCGATGCTGACGCGCATCGGCGTCGCAGGGGCGATCGCCGGCAACGTGATGACGATCGCGCTGGCGCTGTACTCGGGGATCTTCAGCGGCATGGAGCGCGAATTCGAGCGCTACTTCCGCTGGTTGAGTTGGATCCTCGTGACACCGGCGCTGTTCTGGCCTGGGCGCACCTTCTTCACGAGCGCGTGGCAGGCACTGAAGAACAAGCGGCTGCACATGGACGTGCCGATCGCCCTGGCGCTGGCGCTGGGCTACGTGCAGGGCGCGGTGAACACGCTGCGCGACGGTGGTCCGATCTATTTCGATGCCGTCGGCACGCTGATCTTCCTGCTGCTCGTCGGCCGTTACCTGCAGCACCGCGCGCAGCGCAGCGCGGCGGATTCGGCGGCCTTGCTTGGCGCACTGTCGCCGGCCACGGCGCGCGTGGTGGATGGGGAGCACGTGAAGGAAGTGCCGAGCGAGGCCGTGCTGCCCGGCATGACGCTGGACGTGCGACCGGGCGACACGCTCGCTGCCGACGGCACCGTGGTCCGCGGCACCTCATCGTTGGATCTCGCGCTGCTGACGGGTGAATCGCGGCCGGTGCGCGTCGGCGAGGGGGAGAAAGTGTTCGCCGGTACCGTGAACCTCTCGTCGCCGCTGCGCGTGCACGTGGAGGAAGCGGGCATTACGAGTCGGCTCGGCCGCCTGCTGCGCGACGTGGAGGACGGCTCGCGTGAACGACCGCCGGTGGTGCTGCTGGCGGATCGCATCGCCGGCTACTTCATCGCCGTCGTGCTGGTGTTGGCAGCCATCACCGCGACGCTCTGGTGGCAGCGCGACATGTACTTCGCGATCGACAGCGCCATCGCGCTGCTGGTCGTGACCTGTCCGTGTGCGTTGGCGATCGCCACGCCGCTGGCGTTCACGGTGGCGGTCGGGCGTGCGGCGGGGCGCGGCATCCTGGTGAAGGGTGCGCATTCGCTCGAGACGCTCACGGGGCGCGGCACGATCTTCCTCGACAAGACGGGCACGCTCACCGAAGGCCGCATGGAGCTCGAGGCCTTCGACGGGCCGGCGGAGTTGCGCAGCGCGATTCTCGGGCTCGAGCGGCACTCGCGGCATCCCGTCGCGGCGGCGTTTGCGCAGGCCTGGGCGGATGTCGAGCCGCGCGACGTCGTGGAGTACGAGGAGACGCTCGGCGGCGGCCTGCGCGGGCGCGTGGATGGTCGGGAGCTGATCGTCGGACGCCCTGAGTGGGTGCTCGCGCGCAGCGCACGTGTCGCGGAGCGCCTGCAGGGTGCGTCGCCGCTCGATGCGCGGCTCACGCCGGTGCTCATCGCCGTGGATGGCGAGGTTGTGGCGCGGGCGGGCTTCGGCGATCCGCTGCGCAGCACCGCCAAGGGTATGATCGGCGAACTGCAGGCGCATGGCTGGGAGGTGCGTCTCCTCAGCGGCGATGCGCCGCAGGTGGTGCGGGCCGTGGCGTCGGCCTTGGGCATCCCCGCCGAGCAAGCCGAGGGTGCGGCGAGCCCCGAGCGAAAGCGCGAGGCGATTGCGGCTGCGCGTGCGCAGGGCACCGTGGTCATGGTCGGCGACGGCGTGAACGACGCGGCGGCTATCGCGGCGGCCACGGTGGGCATCGCCGTGCGGGGCGGCGCCGAGGCGTCGATGGCGGCGGCGGATGTGTACCTGGCGAAGCGCGGGGTGGCCTCGCTGGGCGAGTTGTTCGCGGGCGCACGCCGCACGACCAGCGTGATCCAACGCAACATGGCGGTCGCGCTGGGCTATAATGCGATCAGCGTCGCGATGGCGATGATGGGGATCCTGGATCCGCTCTTCGCCGCGGTGCTGATGCCCTTGGGCTCGGTGACGGTGATCCTCGCCACCTGGCGCGCGACGACGTTCCCGAAGGAGGCCCTGTGA
- the ccoS gene encoding cbb3-type cytochrome oxidase assembly protein CcoS, whose product MSVLFLLVPLAILLVAIFVGAYVWSTRTGQFDDLTTPAMRAVHDDGTVTPPPRPPEAR is encoded by the coding sequence GTGAGCGTGCTGTTCCTGTTGGTGCCGTTGGCGATCCTGCTGGTGGCGATCTTTGTCGGCGCCTACGTGTGGAGCACGCGCACGGGGCAGTTCGACGATCTCACCACGCCGGCGATGCGCGCGGTGCACGACGACGGGACCGTCACCCCTCCGCCGCGGCCGCCCGAAGCGCGTTGA
- a CDS encoding RNA polymerase sigma factor, translating to MTERPADEKDIVLAAQRGEQAAFSELVRRHQRRAYAVARAIVINHEDAEDAVQEAFLHAYRAIDRFLPDQAFGAWLHRIVANAALDVTRRRKVRDADELPETVASPFRDPAEKGELRARLTEALNTLPARQRAVIVLHDVEGYKHAEIGQMLDIPEGTARSDLHYARSQLRQVLGALRQS from the coding sequence GTGACTGAACGGCCCGCCGACGAGAAGGACATCGTGCTCGCCGCCCAGCGCGGCGAGCAGGCGGCCTTTTCGGAACTCGTGCGTCGCCACCAGCGGCGGGCGTATGCCGTGGCCCGGGCCATCGTGATCAACCACGAGGACGCCGAGGACGCGGTGCAGGAGGCCTTCCTCCACGCCTACCGCGCCATCGATCGCTTCCTGCCGGACCAGGCCTTCGGGGCCTGGCTGCACCGGATCGTGGCCAACGCCGCATTGGATGTGACGCGCCGCCGCAAGGTGCGCGACGCAGACGAACTCCCCGAGACGGTGGCATCGCCGTTCCGGGATCCGGCCGAGAAGGGCGAGCTCCGCGCGCGCCTGACCGAGGCCCTCAACACCCTTCCCGCCCGGCAGCGCGCCGTCATCGTGCTGCACGACGTGGAAGGCTACAAGCACGCAGAGATCGGCCAGATGCTCGACATCCCGGAAGGGACGGCGCGCTCCGATCTGCACTACGCCCGTTCACAGCTGCGCCAAGTCTTGGGCGCATTGAGGCAATCATGA
- the ccoG gene encoding cytochrome c oxidase accessory protein CcoG, producing MTAPPVAKGRVLATLNEDGSRRWIRPRPSPGKWLIRRRVVAYALMAFYLAFPHLRWNGKPWMLLDLPKREFTFFGSTFLPTDTLLLMLLFVSVLVFIFLLTALFGRVWCGWACPQTVWMEFLFRPIERLVEGGYTQSRALDRDKKHFTPRRLLKYAIYGVLAVVLGNTFLAYFVGTESLFRWMAQSPFEHPTPFLVMATVSLGVFLDFTWFREQTCIVACPYGRWQSALLDKQSVIVAYDVTRGEPRGHGTGARPGLGDCVACNACVNTCPTGIDIRDGLQMECIHCTQCADACDAIMDKVGKPRGLIRYTSQDALAGKPPKFLRVRTVLYPLVFTLFFGAFLIALATRSTADVTLLGPIGAPFTREADGSVVNQVRIKIANRTGREQSYDIAYLDEPGANFIAPENPLRVAAGATVTTSVFIVQPAARFAAGERRVRLRIDDNAKFEREFTWRLPGPVGDASTPEVP from the coding sequence GTGACCGCGCCCCCGGTCGCCAAGGGACGCGTCCTCGCGACGCTCAACGAGGACGGCTCGCGCCGCTGGATCCGCCCCCGCCCGTCGCCGGGCAAGTGGCTGATCCGGCGGCGGGTGGTGGCCTACGCGCTGATGGCCTTCTACCTCGCGTTCCCGCACCTGCGCTGGAACGGCAAGCCGTGGATGCTGCTCGACCTGCCCAAGCGGGAGTTCACGTTCTTCGGCAGCACCTTCCTGCCCACGGACACGCTGCTGCTGATGCTGCTGTTCGTGAGCGTGCTGGTGTTCATCTTCCTGCTCACGGCGCTGTTCGGCCGCGTGTGGTGCGGCTGGGCCTGCCCCCAGACGGTCTGGATGGAGTTCCTCTTCCGGCCGATCGAGCGGCTGGTCGAAGGCGGCTACACGCAATCGCGCGCGCTCGACCGGGACAAGAAGCACTTCACGCCGCGGCGCCTGCTCAAGTACGCGATCTACGGCGTCCTGGCCGTCGTGCTCGGCAATACCTTCCTCGCGTACTTCGTCGGCACGGAGTCGCTGTTCCGCTGGATGGCGCAGTCGCCGTTCGAGCATCCGACGCCGTTCCTCGTGATGGCGACGGTGTCGCTCGGCGTGTTCCTCGACTTCACCTGGTTCCGCGAGCAGACCTGCATCGTGGCCTGCCCCTACGGCCGCTGGCAGTCGGCCCTGCTCGACAAGCAGTCGGTGATCGTCGCGTATGACGTGACGCGCGGGGAGCCGCGCGGCCACGGCACGGGCGCACGTCCGGGACTCGGCGACTGCGTGGCCTGCAACGCCTGCGTGAACACCTGCCCGACGGGCATCGACATCCGCGACGGCCTGCAGATGGAGTGCATCCACTGCACGCAGTGCGCGGACGCCTGCGACGCCATCATGGACAAGGTCGGCAAGCCGCGCGGCCTCATCCGCTACACCTCGCAGGATGCGTTGGCGGGCAAGCCGCCGAAGTTCCTGCGCGTGCGCACGGTGCTGTATCCGTTGGTCTTCACGCTGTTCTTCGGTGCCTTCCTCATCGCGCTGGCGACGCGGTCGACGGCCGACGTCACGTTGCTCGGGCCGATCGGCGCGCCGTTCACGCGCGAGGCCGACGGGTCGGTGGTGAACCAGGTGCGCATCAAGATCGCCAACCGCACGGGGCGCGAGCAGTCGTACGACATCGCGTACCTCGACGAACCGGGCGCCAACTTCATCGCGCCGGAGAACCCGTTGCGCGTCGCGGCGGGCGCGACGGTGACGACGTCGGTGTTCATCGTGCAGCCGGCCGCGCGTTTCGCCGCGGGCGAGCGGCGCGTCCGCCTACGCATCGACGACAACGCGAAGTTCGAGCGCGAGTTCACGTGGCGCCTGCCCGGGCCCGTGGGCGACGCATCCACCCCGGAGGTTCCGTGA